The following are encoded in a window of Pseudomonas multiresinivorans genomic DNA:
- the choW gene encoding choline ABC transporter permease subunit gives MFLTDHKLPLGEHIAAFVDWLTQHGASVFDKISDTLEFLIHGVTNSLLWFNPLALIALMVFLVFYIQRSWGLAVFALASLLLILNLGYWQETMETLAQVIFATVVCIAIGVPLGILAAHKPWFYTGLRPLLDLMQTVPTFVYLIPTLTLFGLGVVPGLISTVIFAIAAPIRLTCLGIQDVPAELMDAGKAFGCSRWQLLTRIELPHAMPSIAAGVTQCIMLSLSMVVIAALVGADGLGKPVVNALNTADISLGFEAGLAIVLLAILLDRVCKQRSLRGR, from the coding sequence ATGTTTCTGACTGACCACAAGCTACCGCTGGGCGAGCATATCGCCGCCTTCGTCGACTGGCTCACGCAACATGGCGCGTCGGTGTTCGACAAGATTTCCGACACCCTCGAGTTCCTCATCCACGGCGTCACCAACAGCCTGCTCTGGTTCAACCCGCTGGCGCTGATCGCGCTGATGGTCTTCCTGGTGTTCTACATCCAGCGCAGCTGGGGCCTTGCCGTATTCGCCCTGGCCTCGCTGCTGCTGATCCTCAACCTGGGGTACTGGCAGGAGACCATGGAGACCCTGGCGCAGGTGATCTTCGCCACAGTGGTGTGTATCGCCATCGGCGTGCCGCTGGGCATCCTGGCGGCGCACAAGCCCTGGTTCTACACCGGGCTCAGGCCACTGCTGGACCTGATGCAGACGGTACCCACCTTCGTCTACCTGATCCCCACCCTGACCCTGTTCGGTCTGGGTGTGGTTCCGGGCCTGATCTCCACCGTGATCTTCGCCATCGCCGCGCCCATCCGCCTGACCTGCCTGGGTATCCAGGACGTGCCGGCGGAGCTGATGGACGCCGGCAAGGCCTTCGGCTGCTCGCGTTGGCAACTGCTGACGCGCATCGAGCTGCCGCACGCCATGCCGAGCATCGCCGCGGGGGTCACCCAATGCATCATGTTGTCGCTGTCGATGGTGGTTATCGCCGCGCTGGTGGGTGCTGATGGCCTCGGCAAGCCGGTGGTCAACGCGCTCAACACCGCGGATATTTCCCTCGGCTTCGAGGCCGGTCTGGCCATCGTCCTGCTCGCCATCCTGCTCGACCGGGTGTGCAAGCAACGCTCGCTGCGGGGGAGGTAA
- a CDS encoding alpha/beta fold hydrolase has translation MPRRWLPALLLAAALPLHAAESKPTYGPELERFNYSYPVGHYSFASQGHHMHMAYIDVKPKKQPNGRTVVLLHGKNFCAGTWETTIAALSDAGYRVVAPDQIGFCKSTKPERYQYSFQQLATNTHALLDHLKIGKITLLGHSTGGMLAARYALMYPQQVEQLAMVNPIGLEDWKALGVPYRTPDQWYERELKTSADSIRQYEQATYYAGQWKPEYDKWVNMLAGLFNGAGHERVAWNSALLYDMIFTQPVVYEFGQLKMPTLLLIGTKDNTAIGKDIAPAELKPKLGNYAELGKATAKAIPNATLVEFDDMGHAPQIQDPKRFHEALLKGLADLKH, from the coding sequence ATGCCCCGCCGCTGGCTTCCCGCCTTGCTGTTGGCCGCTGCCCTGCCGCTGCACGCCGCCGAATCCAAACCCACCTATGGCCCGGAACTGGAGCGCTTCAACTACTCCTACCCGGTCGGCCACTACAGCTTCGCATCCCAGGGCCACCACATGCACATGGCCTATATCGACGTGAAGCCCAAGAAGCAGCCCAATGGCCGCACCGTGGTGCTGCTGCACGGCAAGAACTTCTGCGCCGGTACCTGGGAGACCACCATCGCCGCGCTCAGCGATGCTGGCTACCGCGTGGTGGCGCCGGATCAGATCGGCTTCTGCAAATCCACCAAACCCGAGCGCTACCAGTACAGCTTCCAGCAGCTGGCGACCAACACCCACGCGCTGCTGGATCACCTGAAGATCGGCAAGATCACCCTGCTGGGCCATTCCACCGGCGGCATGCTCGCCGCCCGCTACGCGCTGATGTACCCGCAGCAGGTGGAGCAGCTGGCCATGGTCAACCCCATCGGCCTGGAAGACTGGAAAGCCCTGGGCGTGCCCTACCGCACCCCGGACCAGTGGTACGAGCGCGAGCTGAAGACCAGCGCCGACAGCATCCGCCAGTATGAGCAGGCCACCTACTACGCCGGCCAGTGGAAGCCGGAGTACGACAAGTGGGTGAACATGCTCGCCGGCCTGTTTAACGGCGCCGGCCATGAGCGCGTGGCGTGGAACTCGGCGCTGCTCTACGACATGATTTTCACCCAGCCGGTGGTCTACGAATTCGGCCAGTTGAAGATGCCGACCCTGCTGCTGATCGGCACCAAGGACAACACCGCCATCGGCAAGGACATCGCCCCGGCCGAGCTCAAGCCGAAGCTGGGCAACTACGCCGAACTGGGCAAGGCGACCGCCAAGGCCATCCCCAACGCCACCCTGGTGGAGTTCGACGACATGGGCCACGCGCCGCAGATCCAGGACCCGAAGCGCTTCCACGAGGCGCTGCTCAAGGGGTTGGCTGATCTGAAGCACTGA
- a CDS encoding choline ABC transporter substrate-binding protein codes for MNGFKSLLLAVSLGAPLAVQAAEPDSCGTVRFSDVGWTDITVTTATTRQVLESLGYKTKVTMLSVPVTYKSLANKDLDVFLGNWMPSMANDIKPYADNGSVETVKANLEGAKYTLAVTQAAYDGGLKSFADIAKFADKLDNKIYGIEPGNDGNRLVQGMLDKNQFGLGKFKLVESSEAGMLSQVGRADRRNQWIVFLGWEPHPMNTRFKMKYLEGGDDVFGPNYGGATIYTNVRKGYAQECPNVGKLLTNLTFTLDMENKLMDAVLNGGKKPEEAAKAWLKDHPELLDAWLAGVTTRDGKPALAAAKVAFAK; via the coding sequence ATGAATGGTTTCAAGTCTTTGCTGCTGGCTGTGTCCCTAGGTGCGCCGCTGGCGGTTCAGGCCGCTGAACCTGACTCGTGCGGCACGGTACGTTTCTCCGACGTCGGCTGGACCGACATCACCGTGACCACCGCTACTACCCGACAGGTGCTGGAATCCCTTGGCTACAAGACCAAGGTGACCATGCTCTCCGTGCCGGTGACCTACAAGTCGCTGGCGAACAAGGACCTGGACGTCTTCCTCGGCAACTGGATGCCGAGCATGGCCAACGACATTAAGCCCTACGCCGACAACGGGTCGGTGGAGACGGTGAAAGCCAACCTCGAGGGTGCCAAGTACACCCTGGCCGTCACCCAGGCGGCCTATGACGGCGGCCTGAAGTCCTTCGCCGACATCGCCAAGTTCGCCGACAAGCTCGACAACAAGATCTACGGCATCGAGCCGGGCAACGACGGCAACCGCCTGGTCCAGGGCATGCTCGACAAGAACCAGTTCGGCCTGGGCAAGTTCAAGCTGGTGGAGTCCAGCGAAGCCGGCATGCTCTCGCAGGTCGGGCGCGCGGACCGGCGCAACCAGTGGATCGTGTTCCTGGGCTGGGAACCGCATCCGATGAACACCCGCTTCAAGATGAAGTACCTCGAAGGTGGCGATGACGTGTTCGGCCCCAACTATGGCGGCGCGACCATCTACACCAACGTGCGCAAGGGCTACGCCCAGGAATGTCCGAACGTCGGCAAGCTGCTGACCAACCTGACCTTCACCCTGGACATGGAGAACAAGCTCATGGACGCCGTGCTCAACGGGGGCAAGAAGCCCGAAGAAGCGGCCAAAGCCTGGTTGAAGGACCATCCGGAACTGCTCGACGCCTGGCTCGCCGGCGTGACTACCCGTGACGGCAAACCGGCCTTGGCGGCAGCCAAGGTGGCATTCGCGAAGTAA
- the choV gene encoding choline ABC transporter ATP-binding protein has translation MSAIRFEHVDVIFGTHTKEALKLLDKGLGREEILKRTGQVLGVEDACLDVERGEICVMMGLSGSGKSSLLRCINGLNRVSRGKLLIEHEGQQVDVANCSPATLKTMRTQRIAMVFQKFALMPWLTVAENIGFGLEMQGRPANERKKVIDEKLELVGLSQWRDKRPDSLSGGMQQRVGLARALAMDGDILLMDEPFSALDPLIRQQLQDELLVLQRQLHKTIVFVSHDLDEALKIGTRIAIMKDGRIIQHGKPEEIVLSPADDYVRTFVAHTNPLNVLCGSSLMRGLDQCRRQADEVCFDQGRDCWLGLTETNQIKTARQGSNIIDLQQWRPGDPVEKLKHEPTLVDVNIRMRDALQIRYQTGHKLVLQEQSRVVGVLGDSELYHALLGKNLG, from the coding sequence ATGTCGGCGATTCGATTCGAACATGTGGATGTGATTTTCGGCACCCACACCAAGGAAGCGCTCAAGCTGCTGGACAAGGGCCTGGGCCGCGAGGAAATCCTCAAGCGCACCGGCCAGGTGCTGGGTGTGGAGGATGCCTGCCTGGACGTCGAGCGCGGCGAAATCTGCGTGATGATGGGCCTGTCGGGCTCGGGCAAGTCCAGCCTGCTGCGCTGCATCAACGGCCTCAACCGGGTCAGCCGCGGCAAGTTGCTGATCGAGCACGAAGGCCAGCAGGTGGACGTCGCCAACTGTTCTCCGGCGACGCTCAAGACCATGCGCACCCAGCGCATCGCCATGGTGTTCCAGAAGTTCGCGCTGATGCCCTGGCTGACCGTGGCCGAGAACATCGGCTTCGGCCTGGAGATGCAGGGCCGCCCGGCCAACGAGCGGAAGAAGGTGATCGACGAGAAGCTCGAACTGGTCGGCCTGTCGCAGTGGCGCGACAAGCGCCCGGACTCGCTCTCCGGCGGCATGCAGCAGCGCGTCGGCCTGGCCCGTGCGCTGGCCATGGATGGCGACATCCTGCTGATGGACGAACCCTTCTCCGCGCTGGACCCGCTGATCCGCCAGCAATTGCAGGACGAACTGCTGGTGCTGCAACGGCAATTGCACAAGACCATCGTCTTCGTCAGTCATGACCTGGACGAGGCGCTGAAGATCGGTACGCGCATCGCGATCATGAAGGACGGCCGCATCATCCAGCACGGCAAGCCCGAGGAAATCGTGCTCAGCCCGGCGGACGACTACGTGCGCACCTTCGTTGCCCACACCAACCCGCTCAACGTGCTCTGTGGCTCCAGCCTGATGCGTGGCCTGGACCAGTGCCGCCGCCAGGCCGACGAGGTGTGTTTCGACCAGGGTCGCGACTGCTGGCTGGGCCTGACCGAGACCAACCAGATCAAGACCGCGCGCCAGGGCAGCAACATCATCGACCTGCAGCAATGGCGCCCGGGCGACCCGGTGGAGAAGCTCAAGCACGAGCCAACCCTGGTGGACGTCAACATCCGCATGCGCGATGCGTTGCAGATTCGATACCAGACCGGCCACAAGCTGGTACTGCAGGAGCAGAGCCGCGTGGTCGGCGTGCTCGGCGACAGCGAGCTGTACCACGCGTTGCTGGGCAAGAACCTGGGCTGA